One Streptomyces sp. NBC_00223 genomic window carries:
- a CDS encoding metal-dependent hydrolase, whose translation MMGPAHSLSGATAWLAAGAVASGLGHPMPWPTLLVGALICAGAALAPDLDHHAATISRSFGPLSHAACKMIDKLSHATYNATRKHGDPRRAGGHRTLTHTWLWSVLIGAGCSAAAVFFGRWAVLAILFVHMVLAVQGLLWKQARKSSDALVWLLGAASAWLLAGVLDDPGNGKDWLFTQPGQHYLWIGMPIVLGALVHCLGDALTVSGCPVLWPIPLGSRRWYPVGPPKFMRFRAGSWLEIKVLTPAFFVVGGASALGALGLFG comes from the coding sequence ATGATGGGACCTGCGCACTCACTGTCCGGAGCGACGGCCTGGCTGGCCGCCGGGGCGGTCGCCTCCGGCCTCGGCCATCCGATGCCGTGGCCCACGCTGCTGGTCGGTGCGCTCATCTGCGCGGGTGCGGCGCTCGCCCCGGACCTCGACCACCACGCGGCGACCATATCCCGGTCCTTCGGGCCCCTCTCGCACGCCGCCTGCAAGATGATCGACAAGCTGTCGCACGCCACTTACAACGCGACCAGGAAGCACGGCGACCCCAGGCGCGCGGGCGGCCACCGCACCCTCACCCACACCTGGCTCTGGTCGGTGCTGATCGGGGCGGGCTGCTCGGCCGCCGCGGTCTTCTTCGGCCGGTGGGCCGTGCTGGCGATCCTCTTCGTCCACATGGTGCTGGCCGTGCAGGGCCTGCTGTGGAAGCAGGCCCGCAAGTCCAGCGACGCCCTGGTCTGGCTGCTCGGCGCCGCCAGCGCGTGGCTGCTCGCCGGTGTGCTGGACGACCCGGGCAACGGCAAGGACTGGCTCTTCACACAGCCGGGCCAGCACTACCTGTGGATCGGTATGCCCATCGTGCTCGGCGCGCTGGTGCACTGCCTCGGCGACGCGCTGACGGTCTCCGGCTGCCCGGTCCTGTGGCCGATACCGCTCGGCAGCAGGCGCTGGTACCCGGTGGGGCCACCGAAGTTCATGCGGTTCCGGGCCGGGAGCTGGCTGGAGATCAAGGTGCTGACCCCGGCGTTCTTCGTGGTCGGCGGGGCGAGCGCGCTCGGCGCCCTCGGCCTGTTCGGCTGA
- a CDS encoding DEAD/DEAH box helicase, whose protein sequence is MTLIDQLPAEPDPDALFEAFSTWAEGQGIALYPAQEEALIEVVSGANVILSTPTGSGKSLVAAGAHFAALARDEVTFYTAPIKALVSEKFFDLCKLFGTENVGMLTGDASVNPDAPVICCTAEVLASIALRDGRNADVGQVVMDEFHFYAEPDRGWAWQIPILELPQAQFLLMSATLGDVSRFEEDLTRRTGRPTTVVRSASRPVPLSYEYRSSPLTETLTELLETRQSPVYIVHFTQAAAVERAQALMSINMCSRAEKDAIAELIGNFRFTTTFGRNLSRYVRHGIGVHHAGMLPKYRRLVEKLAQAGLLKVICGTDTLGVGVNVPIRTVLFTALTKYDGQRVRVLRAREFHQIAGRAGRAGFDTAGFVEAQAPEYVIENEKALAKAGDDPKKRRKVVRKKAPEGFVGWSQGTFEKLIASDPEPLTSRFRVTHTMLLSVIARPGNAFDAMRHLLEDNHEDRRSQLRHIRRAIAIYRSLVAGGVVERLDEPDAEGRIVRLTVDLQQDFALNQPLSTFALASFELLDPDSPSYALDMVSVVESTLDDPRQILAAQQNKARGDAVAAMKADGVEYEERMERLQEVGYPKPLEELLMHAYGVYRKSHPWVGDHPLSPKAVVRDMYERAMTFAEFTSYYELARTEGIVLRYLASAYKALEHTVPDDLKSEDFQDLTAWLGELVRQVDSSLLDEWEQLANPEEESAEEAAERADQVKPVTANSRAFRVLVRNALFRRVELAALEKYHQLGELDAESGWDADRWADAMDAYWDEYDDLGTGPDARGPKLLLIEEQPEHGLWRVRQTFADPNGDHGWGLSAEVDLAASDEEGRAVIRLTDVGEL, encoded by the coding sequence GTGACCCTCATCGACCAGCTGCCTGCCGAGCCCGACCCCGATGCCCTCTTCGAAGCGTTCTCGACGTGGGCCGAGGGACAGGGCATCGCCCTCTACCCCGCCCAGGAGGAGGCGCTCATCGAGGTGGTCTCCGGTGCCAATGTGATCCTTTCCACCCCCACCGGCTCCGGGAAGAGCCTGGTCGCGGCCGGTGCGCACTTCGCCGCGCTGGCCCGCGACGAGGTGACCTTCTACACCGCGCCGATCAAGGCGCTGGTCTCGGAGAAGTTCTTCGACCTGTGCAAACTCTTCGGCACCGAGAACGTGGGCATGCTCACCGGCGACGCGTCGGTCAACCCGGACGCGCCCGTGATCTGCTGCACCGCCGAGGTGCTCGCCTCCATCGCGCTGCGTGACGGCCGGAACGCCGACGTGGGCCAGGTCGTCATGGACGAGTTCCACTTCTACGCCGAGCCCGACCGCGGCTGGGCCTGGCAGATCCCGATCCTGGAGCTGCCGCAGGCGCAGTTCCTGCTGATGTCGGCCACGCTCGGTGACGTGTCGCGGTTCGAGGAGGATCTGACCCGCCGCACCGGACGGCCCACCACGGTCGTACGGTCCGCGAGCCGGCCGGTGCCGCTCAGCTACGAGTACCGCTCGTCGCCGCTGACCGAGACCCTGACCGAACTGCTGGAGACCCGTCAGTCCCCGGTCTACATCGTGCACTTCACCCAGGCGGCCGCGGTGGAGCGGGCGCAGGCGCTGATGAGCATCAACATGTGCTCGCGCGCCGAGAAGGACGCGATCGCCGAGCTGATCGGCAACTTCCGCTTCACCACGACCTTCGGCCGCAATCTGTCCCGCTACGTGCGGCACGGCATCGGGGTGCACCACGCCGGGATGCTCCCCAAGTACCGCCGCCTGGTGGAGAAACTCGCCCAGGCCGGTCTGCTGAAGGTGATCTGCGGTACGGACACCCTGGGCGTGGGGGTCAACGTGCCCATCCGCACGGTGCTGTTCACCGCGCTGACCAAGTACGACGGTCAGCGGGTGCGGGTGCTGAGGGCCCGTGAGTTCCACCAGATCGCCGGGCGCGCGGGGCGCGCCGGGTTCGACACGGCGGGCTTCGTGGAGGCCCAGGCGCCGGAGTACGTCATCGAGAACGAGAAGGCCCTCGCGAAGGCCGGCGACGACCCCAAGAAGCGGCGCAAGGTGGTGCGCAAGAAGGCCCCCGAGGGGTTCGTCGGCTGGTCGCAGGGCACCTTCGAGAAGCTGATCGCCTCCGATCCCGAGCCGCTGACCTCCCGCTTCCGGGTGACGCACACCATGCTGCTGTCGGTCATCGCACGGCCGGGCAACGCCTTCGACGCCATGCGCCATCTGCTGGAGGACAACCACGAGGACCGGCGGTCCCAGCTGCGGCACATTCGCCGGGCCATCGCGATCTACCGCTCGCTGGTGGCCGGCGGTGTGGTGGAACGGCTGGACGAGCCGGACGCCGAGGGCCGGATCGTCCGGCTGACCGTCGACCTCCAGCAGGACTTCGCGCTCAACCAGCCGCTGTCCACCTTCGCGCTCGCCTCCTTCGAACTGCTCGACCCCGACTCCCCCTCCTACGCCCTGGACATGGTGTCCGTGGTGGAGTCCACCCTCGACGACCCCCGGCAGATCCTCGCCGCCCAGCAGAACAAGGCGCGCGGTGACGCGGTGGCGGCGATGAAGGCCGACGGGGTGGAGTACGAGGAGCGGATGGAACGCCTCCAGGAGGTCGGCTACCCCAAGCCGCTCGAAGAGCTGCTGATGCACGCTTACGGCGTCTACCGCAAGAGCCACCCGTGGGTCGGCGACCACCCGCTCTCGCCCAAGGCGGTGGTCCGCGACATGTACGAACGGGCCATGACCTTCGCGGAGTTCACCTCCTACTACGAGCTGGCCAGGACCGAGGGGATCGTCCTGCGCTACCTGGCGAGCGCGTACAAGGCGCTGGAGCACACCGTGCCGGACGATCTGAAGTCGGAGGACTTCCAGGATCTGACCGCCTGGCTCGGCGAGCTGGTACGGCAGGTCGACTCCAGTCTGCTGGACGAGTGGGAGCAGCTCGCCAACCCCGAGGAGGAGAGCGCCGAGGAGGCCGCGGAGCGGGCCGACCAGGTCAAGCCGGTCACCGCCAACTCCCGCGCCTTCCGGGTCCTGGTCCGCAACGCGCTCTTCCGCCGGGTCGAGCTGGCCGCGCTGGAGAAGTACCACCAGCTCGGCGAGCTGGACGCGGAGTCCGGGTGGGACGCCGACCGGTGGGCGGACGCCATGGACGCGTACTGGGACGAGTACGACGACCTCGGCACCGGGCCCGACGCGCGCGGGCCCAAGCTGCTGCTCATCGAGGAGCAGCCGGAGCACGGTCTGTGGCGGGTGCGGCAGACCTTCGCCGACCCCAACGGCGATCACGGCTGGGGCCTGTCCGCCGAGGTGGACCTGGCGGCTTCCGACGAGGAGGGCCGCGCGGTGATCCGGCTGACGGACGTCGGCGAGCTGTGA